In Panicum virgatum strain AP13 chromosome 4N, P.virgatum_v5, whole genome shotgun sequence, a single window of DNA contains:
- the LOC120671371 gene encoding B3 domain-containing protein Os06g0112300-like: MQFTQLNVVAYSCAQEIPSRLHSHLPGSRIPAVLLFGNQSWAVTYCGELKCKKLGPGWGDFVVANRLRIGDACVFELITPAAGGTGSEGDGKVVFRVQVLRGDLPEEITSRGATSQDPIVIVDN, encoded by the coding sequence ATGCAGTTCACTCAACTGAATGTTGTTGCTTAttcttgtgctcaagagatcCCGAGTCGTCTCCACTCCCACCTGCCGGGCTCGCGCATCCCAGCAGTGCTCCTGTTCGGCAACCAGTCATGGGCGGTGACCTACTGTGGTGAACTCAAGTGCAAGAAGCTCGGTCCGGGGTGGGGGGACTTTGTCGTCGCCAACCGTCTGCGCATCGGGGACGCCTGTGTCTTCGAGCTCATCACGCCAGCTGCTGGAGGAACTGGGAGTGAGGGTGATGGGAAGGTGGTGTTCCGGGTGCAGGTGCTGCGCGGGGACTTGCCGGAGGAGATCACCTCCAGGGGCGCCACCTCTCAGGATCCCATTGTCATCGTGGACAACTAA